Proteins encoded by one window of Rutidosis leptorrhynchoides isolate AG116_Rl617_1_P2 chromosome 7, CSIRO_AGI_Rlap_v1, whole genome shotgun sequence:
- the LOC139860264 gene encoding uncharacterized protein, producing the protein MANGKFIKVDRIYKECNLTLANKTFKVDLLPVELGSFDVVLGMDWLSSMKVGIQCFNKTINIPLETGEILVIQGDKSGSKLNLISCIKTQKYLMKGCQAILAHIKEVKPDERRIEDVPIVKDFPEAPYRLAPSEMKELSMQLQELLEKGFIRPISSP; encoded by the exons ATGGCCAACGGAAAATTTATAAAAGTTGACCGGATCTACAAGGAATGTAATCTGACTCTAGCCAATAAAACCTTCAAGGTTGACTTATTGCCTgttgaactaggaagctttgatgtagtcttagggatggattggttatcctcAATGAAAGTGGGTATCCAGTGTTTTAATAAGACAATTAATATTCCTCTCGAAACTGGTGAAATTCTTGTTATCCAAGGAGATAAGAGTGGTTCCAAACTTAATCTTATCTCATGCATCAAAACCCAAAAGTACCTTATGAAAGGATGTCAAGCTATTTTAGCTCACATAAAGGAAGTCAAGCCAGATGAACGGCGTATTGAAGATGTTCCTATTGTTAAAGACTTTCCTGAA gcaccataccggctAGCTCCATCAGAAATGAAAGAGCTATCTATGCAACTACAAGAGCTTCTGGAGAAAGGATTCATTCGTCCTATCTCATCACCGTAG